Proteins from a genomic interval of Zingiber officinale cultivar Zhangliang chromosome 1B, Zo_v1.1, whole genome shotgun sequence:
- the LOC122042765 gene encoding uncharacterized protein LOC122042765, protein MDRAKETIMKAFKEKEDKYKEVFEIIDKRWECQLHWPLHAAGHYLNPEYFYSYTDSNICGEVVNGLFETMERLVSNAAEQDKITAQLSIYRKAEGLFGRNVAIKHRRALSPAEWWECYGANIPELQKFAIKVLSLTCIASGCERNWSVFEQIHSKKRNRLAQQRLNDLVFVKYNRALKLRY, encoded by the exons atggatagggcaaaagaaacaatTATGAAGGCCTTTAAGGAGAAAGAAGATAAATACAAAGAAGTGTTTGAGATCATTGATAAGAGATGGGAATGCCAACTTCATTGGCCTCTGCATGCTGCAGGACATTATTTAAATCcagaatatttttattcatacacaGATTCAAATATCTGTGGAGAAGTGGTAAATGGTTTGTTTGAAACTATGGAGAGATTGGTTTCAAACGCTGCCGAGCAAGATAAAATCACTGCCCAGCTCTCTATATATCGAaaggcagaagggctatttgggAGGAATGTGGCAATTAAACATAGAAGAGCATTATCTCCAGCAGAATGGTGGGAATGCTACGGAGCAAATATCCCAGAATTGCAAAAGTTTGCTATTAAAGTGCTTAGCCTCACTTGTATTGCTTCTGGTTGTGAGCGCAATTGGAGTGTATTTGAGCag attcacagcaaaAAAAGGAATAGGCTAGCTCAGCAACGCTTAAATGATTTGGTATTTGTGAAATACAATCGTGCCTTAAAACTTCG ATATtga